DNA from Equus asinus isolate D_3611 breed Donkey chromosome 22, EquAss-T2T_v2, whole genome shotgun sequence:
CATCCTCAATGACATTACACTCCTGATACTCCTTTACACTCTTTCCTGGATTCTGCTTCTTCATCTGGTCCTTAGGCAGAGCGGTCTTGAGATTCTGTTCtggattctcctctttctctattttttaagagaataatttcctttaatggcaaataaaacagaaactaaTGGAAACAGTTACACTATTCAGGGGTCCATATAatagactctgagatggagaaatGGCCTTTCCACAACCCCTCCCCCTCAATACAAGCCATAGACACACACATAGGTGAAGAAAAAGGTACAGTTGAAAGATGTGCCACATCTTCTCCCCTGGAAGCTCTTCTTAAAAGGTCCCCAGCCAGAAAACGTCCTAAAGCAACAGTTCTGCCCTGTGGATCTTCTGGATCTCTGTGGAGAcacttttttgtttctcattgtgAAAAGGGGGCTGTCACTGACGTTTAGTGAGCATGATCCAGATTATACTTCCGGCCCGAACAGCATCTGAACACAACAGCATATATAATGCTTCAGCCCAGAACCCAACTCCATATCACATACACACGAAGTGGTTCTGCTCCCTTTTCAGACCTACTGAGTAGTGGAGGAATACAGCTACTGTGTAAATTGGGAGAAGGTCGAGTTCGCCTTTTTGGAAAGTTGTGTTGTCCACGCCAGACATGCTCATGGTATTTAGGCTGCAAACACAGCATACCCGCATCAGCCTGCATCTGGAGCTGATGAACACATGGTAATTCTGCCTGGCAGGGCAAACATCTGATGTGTCAGATTTAATAATACAGCCCCGCCTGAGAATGTACAAGTGAAATGTGTGTGATATCACTCCCGGTTTTCTCCCTTTTGTGTCTCCTAGTAATTGAAGTGACGGCTTTGTGttgatttgttttaattatgtgaTTGCAAGAGATATCATCtcagtttttctcttcctgtgactttaatttttgttataaaaCAGAGGGCAATGAGACTGATACTTTTAGGACAACTGATCTAAAGGAAGAATATTCTCTTTCAAAATAGACTCTTATCAATGTCCATGAAGACCCTGTTACAATTTCCACACCACATTGTTGATGGAACAGGGCCGCTGTATGAGACTCCCTCATTGTCCCTCCAAGGAACCCACAGAAGGGCCCTACTCCAGTGGAGACTGTCCTGGGAGGTCATGGTTCCCTAATTGCATCAAAACCATAGGCTCTGCTTTAAGATCATCTTTTGGAATTCTTTCTCCCAAGGGCTAGTCAACAGCCCCCGAGTCTAGTGAAGAGCCTCCCCCAAGGGACAGAGTGGGGACGGCAGGCTTGAGCCAAATGAACTAGGATCGGACAGGCCATGGGTGCAGGAAGAGTTGCTGGAGTCCACTGTTTTCCCGGGGGCACTAGATGGTTGTCTTAGGCCTGGAACTGTGAGAAAGGAGGCAGTTCGTGTGTGGGGAGAGGAGACGGTGGGTGGTCCATTCTTCCCTAGAGTTAGATGAATCTCCGAACTCTATTAGAGAGGTGGCTGTGCAAGAGCCGCACAATTATATAGATATTGGCCGGTTAtggaaggaagactggcccctgaACTGACGGCTGCAACATTATGTCATTCAAGGAAGAAATGGCCCCAGGGGAGCCCCAAGACTCCGTCAGCCAATGGGCGGTGGGAACGATTCTGTCTTAGCGTTAAGACACTAAGGAGCAAGACACATGGATCTAGACCCAGGGAGAGGAGGTCTGTGCAGATGTCTTAAGGGAAGGGCCAAGATGCTGAAATTGATCATAGGCTGTAGTACAGCAGTGGAGACAGTCAAGTGAGCcgaagggggtgggaggaaggccaGGGTGGCAGGACATCtgagaaaggagaataaagatCTATGTAGATTTTTGCTTGCATGTGCTTAGATACGTTCAGAAGGACACGAGAAACCATGGTTGGCACAGAGAGAAGGAACTCATGTGGGAGGACAGGAGAATTTTTATTGTACACTTGTACTTGTGGATTCCCCTCCTTTTGAATGTTATTACTTAGATAAGCACCAAGCATCACAACCACACTGGATCTACCCAAGGATGAGCTATTGGACTCTAAGATTTTGAGACGTCATCATGAGATCTGGGGAAGCTCAGTATGTTGGCTGGACAGCCCCTGGAGAATTGTGAAGGGTCTCATAGCCTTTACTTttgctccatttcagcaagttTCTCCCAATCTTTCTGGCTTTCCTGCCAGGAGTTCTCTGCAATTCTCCCTCCGCCCCTTCCCCTTGGGGGATCTGATGGTTTACTCTAATTTTCAGATGTTGATGGCTCTGCAGTTTACTCCTCTAGCTCCAGTTTTCACATGGACAGAGTAGAGGCATCTGAAAAGAACTAACTCGTTCTCTCTCCCCACTAGCCCTCTGGCTCTATTCTTTGCTATTACCCAGGCCAGGAACGTGGAAACACTCTCAACTGTTCCCTTAGCCTCAGCCCAGCCCCTCACGACCGCATCCAATCCATCACCAAGTCTGATGAGTTGACTCCTAACTGGCTCTGCAGTGCAGATCCTCATCCTTGTTTCTGGCCACTCGGCCACCTCTAAGCACTTGAACCGAGGGGCGAGCCGTGATGGCCTTTGGCCCGCACCTGTGCAATGATCCCCTGAGAtgtcttcctgcctccaggaCGGGCCCTCCAATCTGGCCTAGTGCTGCCTCGAAAACACGGATCTGACCACGTCACTCTCCGATTTAAAGCCCTTTACTGGCTCCTCCTCAACTATCACAACTATTTCAGCCGTAAAATACctgaaaaaatgacattttcctgAGCAGATCTCGCACAGGCAGACCGGATAGCTTAGAGGATAAAGCACAGAACAGACTCTGTCTCATGCTCCATTCTTCTTCCACTGGCAGTAAGGCAGCCCCTTTCTCTCACATTGTCCCAGTACCCAGTAGGTTGCAATAAGCCAATAGGTCCCAAAACCACAGCTGAGAACTGCTGACCCACAAACTTGAGGCCAGACTCCATTGAATGCCTACGAGGCCCTTCTCGATGGATCTGACTGACTCTTCACTCTCATTTCTTGTCACTAACTTGACGCTGCTGATGATGATCAATTACTTCACGCAATTTTACTCTTCCATGTCTTGACCCATGTTATTCCTTCTGCCAGGAGTCCCCATTCTGACTTAAGATCCTTATCTGTCTGACTAACTCCTGTTTATCCTCTAAAATCCTGCCAGGCATCACTTTTAATACCCTCACTTCCATCTGCACCATTTCTACACCTTGTATGTGTTTCTATCATTGCACGGGTCACATGCATGTAACGACACGTGTGCATACTCACCATCGCCAAGTCTCAAACTCTTTGAGAGCAAGAACCATGTCTCACTCATCATAATGTCCCCAGAGTTCGGCCTTGTCCCTGACACATAGTGTGTGTACAGGAACTGTCTGTTGAACTGAATGGAATCCAGATGTTTCCTTTCATGTCTTTCTAGTTCTGAGGCATTGAGTACTCGATCTTACTCAATTTAATTCTTCATTATATACTGACTTACACAGCATTTTCATTTAGTCCTGTGACCTTACGAGTTTTGGTAAGTTTCACTGTGAATTGTGTTGATCTCTGTTTCATGTCTGACCTTACCAAGAAAATCCAAGTCAAAACAAGATGATCTAGGGTATTCCCAAGACTGAAATGTGACAAAAGGAAGTTGGAACCCAAGAAAGAATTTAGAAAGTGTGTGCCAGATACTAGAGTACTCTCACCAGTCCATTCGTTCAACGGTGTCCCAGGTGCTAAATCTGGTGCCCCAGAGGTCTGCTCTCGCGCAGAGGGCAGTCAACCATCTCGCTCAAGGCCACCCCACTCCCATTGTTCCAAATCCACAAGCACCAAGCCGCCTTCTAGGACTAATTCAGTTTCCCAGCTATCTTGACAACAGAATGGGGGCTCTGGTATTTCAGTCACTGAAAATGTAGGTTGCCCCATGAGCTAATACATGGACCTTCTGGGTCACACATCCATTGCATGAGTGTGTGGTGCACACATAGCAGTCCTCAAGAGCAGATGCAACTCGGGTGCAGTAACAAAATCAACTTTATGTAGCTCACAGCTGTCACCGGCCCACAGTGACCCTGTCGTGTACTTCCCTCGTTGGTGGCCCTGACAGCCAACCGCCTTCCTCTGCTTCTTTGTCACTCCCTTTTAACCGTGTTTAACTACTTCTGTATGACACATTCACAGTTCATAAAGCATTTTCACATTATGTATTTTATCCTCCTGAAGTCTAGAGGCAAATATTCTCATCCTTGTTTCACCTACACCAGAAGCTTCAAATGGTCAAGTAACTTGTCCACTGTTCCACACATCCAGGAAGCTCTGGATTATTTTCCTTTGCCTGCAACTTAAATGCCTGAGTGTTCTCTAAATCAAAGTTCCTGCTTCTTTCCATCCAACATGATGCTGTCGAGCCTTTCACATCGGTTCAAACAGGAGGCAGCTCTGGTGGAGtgactggagaggagagagagctccCCATGCTGTATGGACGCGACACCCCTGTTGATTTACACCCTCTTTATTCCCCTCAGCTCTGGTGGACACTGCAGCTACCAAGACTTTTCCTAGTGAAGCTAAGAAAATGGATCTTCACACAAGTGAACTGAATTTTTCATGGTCACGGAACCACGGGGAGGCTGATTTCATTTGCTCCTTAGAGTCAGCATCTGCTGAACTGTCTGCACGCCAACAAGCAAAGTCATAATAGACAGATCAtgatcatcatcaccaccattatCACTAAAATCGTCACTCACTGAGCGCTTACTATATGTTAAGTGATGTTCATTCCTCATGTCCTTCAATCCTCACCATAATTCCTATGAGGAAGgcattcttatccccattttttgagagaaaataaaactgaggtgcagagaggtcCTTAACTGACACATTGTCACAGGGCTGGTAAACGATGGTGGTAAGATCCAAGCCCAGGCGTATATGAGTCCAATGCTTCTGATCACTATGCTGTCCCTTTCCACTTCTCCTCAAGTACAGGCCACATGTGCGCAAATCAACTTCTTAGATTAAGCAGCGTTTTGGGGAGTGGCCTGAAGGAGAGGGGAAATGGATAGCCAGCTCTCCAGTAGCACTCTTGGTTCTTGAACTCCCCAGGCCAAAGTCTGTCTTCTGGCTGTGGCAGCTGCCAGTACTGCCTGACCCACATCCCTCTCTTCATAGGCTGTTCCACATGGGCAGACTTCAGCATGCAATACTGTCCCCTCCTCTCAGTGCCAGACTCCTTCTTCCCAACCTGCTTGCTCAGTGGTCTTTTCACCAGAGCCTTCTCAGATGAACACTTCAAACCCTCCAATTCCCCATGACACCGTCACCCTCTGGGAAAGCGCTTCTGCTcattaaatgttaaatgtttaagCTCAGATGTTGCCTGACAAGCCTCCTCATTATCCCGTCGTCTTCATGGGTCCCAACTTCCCCATACACCATGGGGCTCTAGGGCCTTCTTCCCTGACCACAAAGCACTCATCCAGGATGGACAGCACCGTGAACAAAGGAGATTGAGACTCGTGGAGAATTTCAAATGCAGTTTATTGCAGCAACACGAGGAAAAGGGGAGTTAAGACCTCTTCACAAGAGACAATCAACTTGCTTACGCCTTCTATACAAAACCAAAGCAGCACAGAGCTTGCTGCAAGACACGGGACCCCAAGGAGCTGTCCAGAGCGTGTCTCCACGCAGCAAGAAGCTGTGGGTCTCACCAGCCCGGCTCTGGCTGACTTAAGGAGATGCTTTGAAATGGAATGTGTGTCGTGGGATGGCTGAGCTGTCTCGCAGGCAAAGCACAAGGCAGGGTCATAGCCGGGGACTGGGATTGCCTCTGATCTGAAACCTTCTttgggaagcagaggagaaaggagagagcggGGGAGCTGGGAGGAACCAGTGGAACTGACCATAGCTCAGCTCTCCACTAAGGCTGGGGCAGTTGACCTCGACCTCGCCAAGCATGAAGGTAGTGGTGGGAGGGAGAGCTAACAGGACAGACAGCACCTCTTTATCTGCTCCCTCGGGAGTAGCTGCTGGAAACAAATTTCACGCTGGAACTGCCACCAGAGGACTTGCTGCCCCCGGAGCTGACTCCCCGGCCTCCTGACGAGCTGAAGCTGCCTCCAGAGCTGCCACCACCAGAAATCCTGACGCCATAGCTGCCGCCTCCACCTCCAGAGCTGCCTCTGTGGCCCCTACTGCTGCCTCCGGAGCCGAAGCCACCACCGCCGCCTCCAGAGCTGTAACTGCCCCCTCCGGACATGTAGCTCCCTCCGCCGCCAGAGCTGAAACCGCCGCCTCCTCGGACTCCTCCTCCACTGATGCTCGTGTGGCTGGTGCTCACAGCTGCAAGGGAACACTCAGTGATCTGCACTGAGCTCCCCGGCCCTCCCAGCACACCCGCACAGGCCCCTGAGATCCGATAGTACTTACACACGCTCACGTTCGGGGCGCACTCTCCAGACATCCTGTAAGAGAAAGGAATGCAGAGCTCTCCTGACTCTCCAGCTTCTCAAACCACTCCCCAGGCCCTCTCACAACTGTCGAGGGTAGTCCCCATCTGGGGCTCCTCTAATCCACTTCGTCTGAATCCTAATCCTGCCCCTCTGGTGTCTGGACCTTTGTCATTGTTCTCACAGTGACTACAAACAGGGAATCTCCATATAAACGAGACAAGACTCTTGCTGCTAATGCAGGCCAACTTTAAAGGCCTTGACATGGGCTGGATGACATCTGAGCCAGCCCAGATGAAGAAGAAATCACTCCATCTCAAAGAGCTTCACACAGACGCTACAgtcctcagaaaacaaaagtgGGGACCCCGGCTCCCACTGTGAAACCAAGTCTTTCCTCCTGCGCCATGGACCTTCCCCTCCCGATCCTCAGGACCAGCCTCAGTCACATGGCTGCTTCCTCAAGACCAGTCAGCTCACAAGGGAGGATGCCCTGAAGAAGTGGCCAAACTGCCTGAGGTCCCTTCcgcacctgccctcctctccttccaggagGGTCCTGTAGGTGGCAATCTCCACATCCAGGGACAGCTTGGTGCTCATCAGCTCCTGGTAGTCACGCAGCAGCCGGGCCAGGTCCTCCTTGGCCCTCTGCAGGGCATCCTCCAGCTCGTTCAGCTTGTTCTGGGCGTCTTTGAGGGCGTTCTCCCCACGCTGCTCAGCTTCGCTGATGGACTGCTGCAGCGCAGCGATCTGAGAGGAGAGGCGCCAGCACATTACACGCTCAGTTATCCAGTTTCACCTTGGCCTTCTTATCTCAATTGTGTTGACTTCCTTAGAAGCCTCTAAAGGTGACGCAGCAGCCTCTCTTGGCCCTAGTTGAGGCTCCTCCACCCCTTACAGACTTGACGCTCTTCTAAATGCCTGCCCTGAAACCTCCTGGCTGCCTGTCCTCTCACTCTCCGCTTCCAAAGTCTCCCTTTGGGTCATGGGCTGGACCACTCATGACCATCACATCTGTTTCTCTACTAGATCATTCTCCCAGGCTTCCCTAAAGAGAACCCAGCCTAATGACCGAATTCTGGGAATCACCATAGTCACCAAAGGAACTAGGCATAATAACACAACCTTGGAATGGATCTCAAGATGCAAAACTGAGAAAGTGTCCTGCAATTACCTGAGGATGCCCCACCCCCATTCCATAGAGCTGAACAACAGGAGGAGGAAGCAAGTACCTGCTTCTTGACGCTGTCAATTTCAGATTTAAGTCTCTGGATCACCCGATTCAGCTCAGAAATCTCCATCTTTGTACTTTTCAAACTGTCCCCATGGCTGCCAGCAGTGATCTGGAGCTCTTCATACTAAAGATCAAGTCAATTAGATGAGACAGAGCGCACCAcggctcacacacacaaatataggAGAAGACACAGGATAGAAAGACAAGACACTTCGGGAAAGCTGGCCAGGCATTCAGCCCATCACCTTGCTCTGGTACAGGGCCTCAGCCTCCGCCTTGCTCTTCTGGGCGATCTCCTCGTACTGGGCGCGGACCTCGGCGATGATGCTGTTCAGGTCCAGGTGCCGATTGTTGTCCATGGACAGGACCACAGACGTGTCGCTGATACTCTGTTGCATCTGGGACAGCTCCTGCAACACATGGGAGGGCTGGCCATGGCGCCCCTGCCCACAGCCAAAGGCAGCGAGGAGGCATTCCCCTCCCCGGAGTCAGGGAGATGCACAGACTCTCAGACGGAGCATCATAATCCCACTGGGTGAGATTTCAAGCAGCATAACCACCATTCCTAGGCCTCCACCAAGGTTGGCCTGAGAAATACAGGAGAGAGAAGTCTATTTCTGAGCCTCCTAGTTAACAGCCTTCCCCATTTATGCAGTTTTGGTAAGCGCTCCCCAGGAAGAAGTCTTAAATTTTACTTCCTGTTTCAGAGGCCAAGTGCATGCACCTGGGCGGGGAGGGTGAGGTATATTACATTCTGACCTGGAAGTATATTGGACATAGGGACAGGAGCAGGCGGGGTCTCTTCCCAAGAGGAGCTGGACATTTGGGGGACAGAGTGAGGGAAAGTGGTCTTGGTGTTTCATGAGCATCAGGGGAGAAGTTCCTCTCTTCCCAGGCCCCTGTGGGTCTGAAAGGATGGCGAGTTGGAGCCAGACAGCCTTAAACCCCACTCCTACCTCTTTTTCACCAATCGGGAAGGACCTGCCTTTGATGGGAAGGGTGGGAGGCAAGGGTCCGACCAGGAGCAGCCTCCTTACCGCATCATAGAGGATTCGCAAGAACTCAAGCTCCTGGGTCAGCACGTCCACCTTGGCCTGCAGATCTGCCTTGATCTTGTAGGCATTGTCCACGTCCTGCGGGAAAGGTCAGGGGCCTCTGGTGAAACTCAGCCCCAAGGCCGCCTTGCCCATTCCGTGTCCGGGCCCTGCCCTCTCTCTGCCCATCTCCTCGTCCCAGTCCCTGTCAGCTGCTCTCCAACAGCCCAGGTGTCTCAGGTGACCCACGTGCCCTCAGGACCACATTTGGCATAGAGTCCACAATGCACCTCTGCTTGGGGCTCCAGGCCCACGTTCACTGCTCACTCCCCCCAGACCATCAGAGCTCTGGGGGGAACAAGCTTTGTCAACAGTCTCTCCTTCCTGCTGGAGACACTGTGTGTTCCCACGATGGGGCACAATGGCCTCTGGTGATTTTAACAGTCCTCAACTCTGCCACCCTGTCTGTCCACCCAAACTCTCCTGAATTTCCCTAGGTTTTTCACCAAAGCTTCTACAAGAACCAGGCTGAGGACCCACTTTTGCCTACTAGCTCAAACCTTTGTCACCACAACTGACGGGCTCTTTAAGCAGGCATTCCAAGCAAAGTCCCAGTCCTTCCCCAGCCggttagaagaagaagaaagtttttTCTGTGTTTGCATCTTTCAGAGTCCAATACAGGCTTTAAGTAAGTCATTGGTGG
Protein-coding regions in this window:
- the LOC106835243 gene encoding keratin, type II cytoskeletal 2 epidermal-like, translating into MSCRISSRSRGRGGGGGGGFRGFSSSSAVGSGGSRRSTSSFSCLSRHGGGGRGVGGGGFGSRSLVGLGGSRSISISVAGGGGSFGSGGGFGGRGGGFGGGSGFGGGIGFGGGGFGGGGFGGGRFGGGGGFGGFGGPGGFGPGGFPGGGIHEVSINQSLLQPLNVGVDPEIQNVKAQEREQIKTLNNKFASFIDKVRFLEQQNQVLQTKWELLQQIHVGTRTSNLEPIFQAFIAQLKRQVDTLSAERTSQDSELNSMQDLVEDFKKKYEDEINRRTAAENDFVTLKKDVDNAYKIKADLQAKVDVLTQELEFLRILYDAELSQMQQSISDTSVVLSMDNNRHLDLNSIIAEVRAQYEEIAQKSKAEAEALYQSKYEELQITAGSHGDSLKSTKMEISELNRVIQRLKSEIDSVKKQIAALQQSISEAEQRGENALKDAQNKLNELEDALQRAKEDLARLLRDYQELMSTKLSLDVEIATYRTLLEGEEGRMSGECAPNVSVSVSTSHTSISGGGVRGGGGFSSGGGGSYMSGGGSYSSGGGGGGFGSGGSSRGHRGSSGGGGGSYGVRISGGGSSGGSFSSSGGRGVSSGGSKSSGGSSSVKFVSSSYSRGSR